The proteins below are encoded in one region of Juglans microcarpa x Juglans regia isolate MS1-56 chromosome 4D, Jm3101_v1.0, whole genome shotgun sequence:
- the LOC121261650 gene encoding agamous-like MADS-box protein AP3 isoform X2 codes for MGEWWFRDGELWRRKADGPALGCGSLINLEERKTKIGGREIMARGKIQIKRIENETNRQVTYSKRRKGLFKKAHELTVLCDAKVSLIMISSNKKLRDYVSPSTTTKQIFDQYQHTMGVDLWSSHYERMQEELKKLKDVNRSLRREIRHRRGESLIDLNLEELYHLEQNVESAVKVIRDRKYHVIGKKTDILKKKKKRAESIHKVLLHELVARDEDPYGLVDNGGGDYCDPGIIGCSNTDSCMFALRLQPNFHMGEGSDLTTYTLLE; via the exons ATGGGGGAGTGGTGGTTCCGTGACGGAGAGTTATGGAGGCGGAAAGCTGATGGTCCCGCATTGGGATGTGGGTCCCTGATCAATCTA gaagaaaggaaaacaaagatcGGGGGAAGAGAGATCATGGCGAGGGGTAAGATCCAGATCAAGAGGATAGAGAACGAGACCAACAGGCAGGTCACGTACTCCAAAAGGCGGAAAGGTCTATTCAAGAAGGCCCACGAGCTCACCGTTCTCTGCGATGCCAAGGTTTCGCTTATAATGATCTCTAGCAATAAGAAGCTCCGTGATTATGTCAGCCCTTCCACCAC AACGAAACAAATATTCGATCAGTACCAGCACACTATGGGCGTCGATCTTTGGAGTTCGCACTatgag AGAATGcaagaagaactgaagaagttGAAGGACGTGAATAGGAGTCTAAGAAGGGAGATAAG GCATAGGAGGGGTGAATCTCTGATAGATCTGAATTTGGAGGAACTGTATCATCTCGAGCAGAACGTAGAAAGTGCTGTCAAGGTTATTCGCGACCGCAAG TACCACGTGATCGGCAAAAAGACTGATATTCTCAAGAAAAAG AAAAAGAGGGCAGAAAGCATACATAAAGTTCTTCTACATGAACTT GTTGCAAGAGATGAAGATCCATACGGGTTAGTTGATAATGGAGGAGGAGATTATTGTGATCCTGGTATAATTGGATGCTCAAATACAGATTCTTGCATGTTTGCTTTACGCCTGCAACCTAATTTTCATATGGGAGAGGGGTCAGATCTCACAACTTACACCTTGCTTGAGTAG
- the LOC121261650 gene encoding agamous-like MADS-box protein AP3 isoform X1 — translation MGEWWFRDGELWRRKADGPALGCGSLINLEERKTKIGGREIMARGKIQIKRIENETNRQVTYSKRRKGLFKKAHELTVLCDAKVSLIMISSNKKLRDYVSPSTTTKQIFDQYQHTMGVDLWSSHYERMQEELKKLKDVNRSLRREIRHRRGESLIDLNLEELYHLEQNVESAVKVIRDRKLQYHVIGKKTDILKKKKKRAESIHKVLLHELVARDEDPYGLVDNGGGDYCDPGIIGCSNTDSCMFALRLQPNFHMGEGSDLTTYTLLE, via the exons ATGGGGGAGTGGTGGTTCCGTGACGGAGAGTTATGGAGGCGGAAAGCTGATGGTCCCGCATTGGGATGTGGGTCCCTGATCAATCTA gaagaaaggaaaacaaagatcGGGGGAAGAGAGATCATGGCGAGGGGTAAGATCCAGATCAAGAGGATAGAGAACGAGACCAACAGGCAGGTCACGTACTCCAAAAGGCGGAAAGGTCTATTCAAGAAGGCCCACGAGCTCACCGTTCTCTGCGATGCCAAGGTTTCGCTTATAATGATCTCTAGCAATAAGAAGCTCCGTGATTATGTCAGCCCTTCCACCAC AACGAAACAAATATTCGATCAGTACCAGCACACTATGGGCGTCGATCTTTGGAGTTCGCACTatgag AGAATGcaagaagaactgaagaagttGAAGGACGTGAATAGGAGTCTAAGAAGGGAGATAAG GCATAGGAGGGGTGAATCTCTGATAGATCTGAATTTGGAGGAACTGTATCATCTCGAGCAGAACGTAGAAAGTGCTGTCAAGGTTATTCGCGACCGCAAG CTACAGTACCACGTGATCGGCAAAAAGACTGATATTCTCAAGAAAAAG AAAAAGAGGGCAGAAAGCATACATAAAGTTCTTCTACATGAACTT GTTGCAAGAGATGAAGATCCATACGGGTTAGTTGATAATGGAGGAGGAGATTATTGTGATCCTGGTATAATTGGATGCTCAAATACAGATTCTTGCATGTTTGCTTTACGCCTGCAACCTAATTTTCATATGGGAGAGGGGTCAGATCTCACAACTTACACCTTGCTTGAGTAG